The following are encoded together in the Ictalurus punctatus breed USDA103 chromosome 1, Coco_2.0, whole genome shotgun sequence genome:
- the pbxip1b gene encoding pre-B-cell leukemia homeobox interacting protein 1b isoform X7 — MADNSSTNGNSWTILAPEVKESGVESMGPLSEGQGEVHAAPTQSSALSDSPAEQTHPPDPPQVTPLESSETAAVLHSTSVKQDTASSIPAHVENLTSLTTDLEEPGASGDGFESQPLIDTESFSDSYTHISPSPVSASLPGASEEEEEEGLSHGEEKGEPRKTLREECKPEEKANEGDGLRRRNLSVLTPLYHREDEEEEEGEEEQFRHPQREGEGDIGFSLNKCIFGALILLGLGTLFFSGDADAKDVNYPDVKKEWLNPDAQGDAPGGVQPPEILDKMAKENQQIASLQARLQEQEVELKAAQLQAEEGTKERLRREELEAENQRMRGELDKLPALQKEYEQESERVKRESERVNKELEALPAMQEELDRLKEKVTELTQSTVIVQAVTPSAGHEEMPSSQERKERKDKKAWDKERKEKEIKTEKKEWKKDKNIKVDEQEGKGKSTKDHKEWEKEEVKKGRRKGEGKNGQKDHKQEDAQSWKLVDEKRELRERTGKKERKEDKKWEKEKHGEFVDRRWEKREKGKEDKEWKQKSGQKDWKEEKEWKRGKQASQDEVRKETSEKKKDWKERKEWGDDKERGASGDEKYSDKSPKEKTRKGKKDHHDGNSERKEREGKHRGGKQKDKPKSGERAEGWKEEKKYKDKNHKKEEKLSKKGKHEASHHSYSDRQHSKDHVHVDYWAEQREKIRHYYGSTEGCADVTACAHEEGLAPVSQRAFEAFLAGYLTKLLGPKDQTSRKEELSKLIGEFFTGGVFVHDQIPFSEFVEDVEDILEDMADGDDDDDDDDDDDDDDDQLENEMKGFAAEAMGKFVLREKEGNEVKRGGSGRKRGKAAKG, encoded by the exons ATGGCTGACAACAGCAGCACTAATGGCAACAGTTGGACCATTCTTGCTCCAGaggtaaag gaGTCTGGAGTAGAGAGCATGGGTCCTCTGTCTGAAGGTCAGGGAGAAGTGCATGCAGCTCCCACACAATCATCAGCGCTCTCGGACAGTCCCGCAGAGCAAACTCACCCTCCTGATCCTCCACAG GTGACGCCACTAGAGAGCAGTGAAACCGCAGCTGTTTTACACAGTACCTCTGTGAAGCAGGACACTGCGTCCAGCATCCCTGCTCATGTTGAAAACCTGACCTCCTTGACCACTGACCTTGAAGAGCCAGGAGCCTCTGGTGACGGCTTTGAAAGCCAACCGCTTATTGATACAGAATCATTCTCtgactcttacacacacatcaGCCCTTCACCCGTGTCCGCATCACTCCCTGGAGcctcagaagaagaagaagaagaggggcTTTCACACGGGGAAGAGAAGGGTGAGCCGAGGAAGACTCTGAGAGAAG AGTGTAAGCCAGAAGAGAAGGCAAACGAGGGTGATGGTCTAAGGAGGAGGAATCTCTCTGTCCTGACCCCTTTGTACCATCgagaggacgaggaggaggaggagggtgagGAAGAGCAGTTCAGACATccacagagagaaggagaaggagacatCGGGTTCAGCTTGAACAAGTGCATTTTTGGAGCGCTCATCCTTCTAGGCCTGGGCACCTTATTCTTTTCTG GAGATGCAGATGCCAAGGATGTGAACTATCCAGATGTAAAAAAG gagtgGTTGAATCCTGATGCTCAAGGAGATGCACCTGGAGGTGTCCAGCCACCAGAAATACTGGACAAAATGGCCAAGGAGAACCAGCAAATTGCAAGCTTACAGGCAAGGCTTCAG gaacaggaagtggaatTAAAGGCTGCACAACTGCAAGCGGAGGAAGGCACCAAGGAGAGACTGAGGAGGGAGGAGCTGGAAGCAGAAAACCAGAGGATGAGAGGAGAGTTGGATAAACTGCCTGCCCTTCAGAAAGAGTACGAGCAAGAGAGTGAAagggtaaagagagagagtgagagagtaaatAAGGAGCTTGAAGCACTTCCAGCTATGCAGGAAGAGCTGGATCGTCTAAAAGAGAAAGTTACGGAGCTCACTCAGAGTACAG TGATTGTGCAAGCTGTGACGCCCTCTGCTGGACATGAAGAGATGCCTAGTAGTcaggagaggaaagagagaaaggataAAAAAGCTTGGGataaagagaggaaagagaaagaaattaagacagaaaagaaagaatggaagaaGGACAAGAACATAAAGGTAGATGAGCAAGAAGGCAAGGGAAAAAGCACAAAGGACCATAAAGAGTGGGAGAAAGAAGAAGTCAAGAAAGGGAGGCGTAAGGGAGAAGGGAAAAACGGGCAAAAAGACCACAAGCAAGAGGATGCCCAAAGTTGGAAGCTTGTTGATGAAAAAAGAGAGCTTAGGGAAAGGActgggaaaaaagagaggaaggaagatAAAAAGTGGGAAAAGGAGAAACATGGAGAATTTGTTGACCGAAGGTGGGAAAAacgagagaaaggaaaagaagataAGGAATGGAAGCAAAAGAGTGGGCAAAAAGActggaaagaagagaaagaatggAAGAGGGGTAAGCAAGCTAGTCAGGATGAAGTACGGAAAGAGacgagtgaaaaaaaaaaggattggaaagagagaaaggaatgGGGTGATGACAAAGAGAGAGGAGCATCAGGTGATGAAAAGTACAGCGATAAAAGCCCAAAGGAGAAAACTAGGAAAGGCAAGAAAGATCATCACGACggaaacagtgaaagaaaagaaagggaggGGAAGCATCGGGGTGGGAAACAGAAAGACAAGCCTAAAAGTGGAGAGAGAGCAGAAGGATGGAAGGAGGAGAAAAAATACAAAGACAAGAACcataaaaaagaggaaaagctGAGCAAAAAAGGCAAACATGAAGCATCGCACCATTCATACAGTGACAGACAGCACAGCAAAGACCACGTGCACGTCGACTACTGGGCCGAACAGAGGGAGAAGATCCGTCACTATTACGGCTCGACAGAAGGGTGCGCAGACGTGACAGCTTGTGCACACGAGGAGGGGCTTGCTCCTGTTTCGCAACGGGCATTTGAGGCGTTCCTCGCGGGCTATTTGACGAAACTTCTAGGACCCAAGGACCAAACTTCCAGAAAAGAGGAACTGAGCAAGCTGATCGGCGAGTTCTTCACTGGCGGAGTCTTCGTCCATGACCAGATACCATTCAGCGAGTTTGTGGAGGATGTGGAggacattttggaagacatggCAGATGgagatgacgatgatgatgatgatgatgatgatgatgatgatgatgatcagctAGAGAATGAGATGAAGGGATTTGCAGCAGAGGCAATGGGGAAATTTGTGCTTCGGGAAAAAGAGGGGAATGAAGTGAAAAGAGGGGGAAGTGGAAGGAAAAGGGGTAAAGCGGCGAAGGGTTAG
- the pbxip1b gene encoding pre-B-cell leukemia homeobox interacting protein 1b isoform X10 produces MGPLSEGQGEVHAAPTQSSALSDSPAEQTHPPDPPQVTPLESSETAAVLHSTSVKQDTASSIPAHVENLTSLTTDLEEPGASGDGFESQPLIDTESFSDSYTHISPSPVSASLPGASEEEEEEGLSHGEEKGEPRKTLREECKPEEKANEGDGLRRRNLSVLTPLYHREDEEEEEGEEEQFRHPQREGEGDIGFSLNKCIFGALILLGLGTLFFSGVLMDLDDEGDADAKDVNYPDVKKEWLNPDAQGDAPGGVQPPEILDKMAKENQQIASLQARLQEQEVELKAAQLQAEEGTKERLRREELEAENQRMRGELDKLPALQKEYEQESERVKRESERVNKELEALPAMQEELDRLKEKVTELTQSTVIVQAVTPSAGHEEMPSSQERKERKDKKAWDKERKEKEIKTEKKEWKKDKNIKVDEQEGKGKSTKDHKEWEKEEVKKGRRKGEGKNGQKDHKQEDAQSWKLVDEKRELRERTGKKERKEDKKWEKEKHGEFVDRRWEKREKGKEDKEWKQKSGQKDWKEEKEWKRGKQASQDEVRKETSEKKKDWKERKEWGDDKERGASGDEKYSDKSPKEKTRKGKKDHHDGNSERKEREGKHRGGKQKDKPKSGERAEGWKEEKKYKDKNHKKEEKLSKKGKHEASHHSYSDRQHSKDHVHVDYWAEQREKIRHYYGSTEGCADVTACAHEEGLAPVSQRAFEAFLAGYLTKLLGPKDQTSRKEELSKLIGEFFTGGVFVHDQIPFSEFVEDVEDILEDMADGDDDDDDDDDDDDDDDQLENEMKGFAAEAMGKFVLREKEGNEVKRGGSGRKRGKAAKG; encoded by the exons ATGGGTCCTCTGTCTGAAGGTCAGGGAGAAGTGCATGCAGCTCCCACACAATCATCAGCGCTCTCGGACAGTCCCGCAGAGCAAACTCACCCTCCTGATCCTCCACAG GTGACGCCACTAGAGAGCAGTGAAACCGCAGCTGTTTTACACAGTACCTCTGTGAAGCAGGACACTGCGTCCAGCATCCCTGCTCATGTTGAAAACCTGACCTCCTTGACCACTGACCTTGAAGAGCCAGGAGCCTCTGGTGACGGCTTTGAAAGCCAACCGCTTATTGATACAGAATCATTCTCtgactcttacacacacatcaGCCCTTCACCCGTGTCCGCATCACTCCCTGGAGcctcagaagaagaagaagaagaggggcTTTCACACGGGGAAGAGAAGGGTGAGCCGAGGAAGACTCTGAGAGAAG AGTGTAAGCCAGAAGAGAAGGCAAACGAGGGTGATGGTCTAAGGAGGAGGAATCTCTCTGTCCTGACCCCTTTGTACCATCgagaggacgaggaggaggaggagggtgagGAAGAGCAGTTCAGACATccacagagagaaggagaaggagacatCGGGTTCAGCTTGAACAAGTGCATTTTTGGAGCGCTCATCCTTCTAGGCCTGGGCACCTTATTCTTTTCTG GTGTTCTCATGGATCTGGATGATG AAGGAGATGCAGATGCCAAGGATGTGAACTATCCAGATGTAAAAAAG gagtgGTTGAATCCTGATGCTCAAGGAGATGCACCTGGAGGTGTCCAGCCACCAGAAATACTGGACAAAATGGCCAAGGAGAACCAGCAAATTGCAAGCTTACAGGCAAGGCTTCAG gaacaggaagtggaatTAAAGGCTGCACAACTGCAAGCGGAGGAAGGCACCAAGGAGAGACTGAGGAGGGAGGAGCTGGAAGCAGAAAACCAGAGGATGAGAGGAGAGTTGGATAAACTGCCTGCCCTTCAGAAAGAGTACGAGCAAGAGAGTGAAagggtaaagagagagagtgagagagtaaatAAGGAGCTTGAAGCACTTCCAGCTATGCAGGAAGAGCTGGATCGTCTAAAAGAGAAAGTTACGGAGCTCACTCAGAGTACAG TGATTGTGCAAGCTGTGACGCCCTCTGCTGGACATGAAGAGATGCCTAGTAGTcaggagaggaaagagagaaaggataAAAAAGCTTGGGataaagagaggaaagagaaagaaattaagacagaaaagaaagaatggaagaaGGACAAGAACATAAAGGTAGATGAGCAAGAAGGCAAGGGAAAAAGCACAAAGGACCATAAAGAGTGGGAGAAAGAAGAAGTCAAGAAAGGGAGGCGTAAGGGAGAAGGGAAAAACGGGCAAAAAGACCACAAGCAAGAGGATGCCCAAAGTTGGAAGCTTGTTGATGAAAAAAGAGAGCTTAGGGAAAGGActgggaaaaaagagaggaaggaagatAAAAAGTGGGAAAAGGAGAAACATGGAGAATTTGTTGACCGAAGGTGGGAAAAacgagagaaaggaaaagaagataAGGAATGGAAGCAAAAGAGTGGGCAAAAAGActggaaagaagagaaagaatggAAGAGGGGTAAGCAAGCTAGTCAGGATGAAGTACGGAAAGAGacgagtgaaaaaaaaaaggattggaaagagagaaaggaatgGGGTGATGACAAAGAGAGAGGAGCATCAGGTGATGAAAAGTACAGCGATAAAAGCCCAAAGGAGAAAACTAGGAAAGGCAAGAAAGATCATCACGACggaaacagtgaaagaaaagaaagggaggGGAAGCATCGGGGTGGGAAACAGAAAGACAAGCCTAAAAGTGGAGAGAGAGCAGAAGGATGGAAGGAGGAGAAAAAATACAAAGACAAGAACcataaaaaagaggaaaagctGAGCAAAAAAGGCAAACATGAAGCATCGCACCATTCATACAGTGACAGACAGCACAGCAAAGACCACGTGCACGTCGACTACTGGGCCGAACAGAGGGAGAAGATCCGTCACTATTACGGCTCGACAGAAGGGTGCGCAGACGTGACAGCTTGTGCACACGAGGAGGGGCTTGCTCCTGTTTCGCAACGGGCATTTGAGGCGTTCCTCGCGGGCTATTTGACGAAACTTCTAGGACCCAAGGACCAAACTTCCAGAAAAGAGGAACTGAGCAAGCTGATCGGCGAGTTCTTCACTGGCGGAGTCTTCGTCCATGACCAGATACCATTCAGCGAGTTTGTGGAGGATGTGGAggacattttggaagacatggCAGATGgagatgacgatgatgatgatgatgatgatgatgatgatgatgatgatcagctAGAGAATGAGATGAAGGGATTTGCAGCAGAGGCAATGGGGAAATTTGTGCTTCGGGAAAAAGAGGGGAATGAAGTGAAAAGAGGGGGAAGTGGAAGGAAAAGGGGTAAAGCGGCGAAGGGTTAG